A genomic region of Thermodesulfobacteriota bacterium contains the following coding sequences:
- a CDS encoding type II toxin-antitoxin system prevent-host-death family antitoxin, with amino-acid sequence MRLARGGFPEANERQADDRRAAWLAAYVSTILQRDVRDLARLDALVALPDLLRLLASRVSGLLRLAAVSRDIGLAHMPRFRSNLSRLLEEVRHGQRVVVTRRGKKVACLVPVTRENLLPSLSEFRDSIQRQGAPLS; translated from the coding sequence TTGCGCCTGGCGCGGGGCGGCTTCCCCGAAGCGAACGAGCGCCAGGCCGACGACCGTCGTGCCGCCTGGCTTGCCGCCTATGTCTCGACCATCCTGCAACGGGATGTGCGGGATCTGGCCCGGCTGGACGCCCTTGTCGCCCTGCCGGATCTCCTGCGCCTGCTGGCCAGCCGCGTTTCCGGTCTGCTGCGTCTCGCCGCCGTCAGTCGCGACATCGGTCTGGCCCATATGCCACGCTTCCGAAGCAACCTCAGCCGCTTGCTGGAAGAGGTCCGGCATGGACAGAGGGTCGTGGTCACCCGGCGCGGCAAGAAGGTCGCCTGCCTGGTGCCGGTGACCCGGGAGAACCTCCTGCCGAGCCTGTCGGAATTCCGTGATTCCATCCAGCGGCAGGGGGCACCGTTGAGCTAG